In Choloepus didactylus isolate mChoDid1 chromosome X, mChoDid1.pri, whole genome shotgun sequence, a genomic segment contains:
- the LOC119522751 gene encoding LOW QUALITY PROTEIN: alcohol dehydrogenase class-3-like (The sequence of the model RefSeq protein was modified relative to this genomic sequence to represent the inferred CDS: inserted 1 base in 1 codon; deleted 1 base in 1 codon), which translates to MANQVIKCKAAVSWEAGKPLSIXEIEVAPPKAHEVRIKILATYGRILATAVCHMDAYTLGGADPEGCFPVILGHEGAGIVESVGDGVTKLKAGDTVIPLYIPQCGECKFCLNPKTNLCQKIRVTQGKGLMPDGTSRFTCKGKTLLHYMGTSTFSEYTVVADISVAKIDPLAPLDKVCLPGCGISTGYGAAVNTAKVEPGSTCAVFGLGGVGLAVIMGCKLAGASRIIGVDLNKDKFARAKEFGASECINPQDFSKPIQEILVEMTDGGVDYSFECIGNVKVMRAALEACHKGWGVSVIVGVAASGEEISTRPFQLVTGRTWKGTAFGGWKSIEGVPKLVSEYMSKKIKVDEFVTHSLPFDQINTAFELMHAGKSIRTIVKM; encoded by the exons ATGGCAAACCAGGTTATCAAGTGCAAGGCTGCAGTTTCCTGGGAGGCTGGAAAGCCTCTCTCCA GAGAAATAGAGGTGGCACCCCCAAAGGCTCATGAAGTTCGAATTAAGATTCTTGCCACTTATGGacga attcttgcCACTGCTGTTTGCCACATGGATGCTTATACCCTG ggtggggctgatcctgaggggtGTTTTCCAGTGATCTTGGGACATGAAGGTGCTGGGATTGTGGAGAGTGTTGGAGATGGAGTTACTAAGCTGAAAGCAGGTGATACTGTCATCCCACTTTACATCCCACAGTGTGGAGAATGCAAATTTTGTCTGAATCCTAAAACAAACCTTTGCCAAAAGATAAGAGTCACTCAAGGGAAAGGATTAATGCCAGATGGTACTAGCAGATTTACTTGCAAAGGAAAGACACTTTTACATTACATGGGAACCAGCACTTTTTCTGAATACACCGTTGTGGCTGATATCTCAGTTGCTAAAATAGATCCCTTAGCACCCTTGGATAAAGTCTGCCTGCCTGGTTGTGGCATTTCAACCGGTTATGGTGCTGCTGTAAACACTGCCAAGGTGGAGCCTGGCTCTACTTGTGCTGTCTTTGGCCTGGGAGGAGTTGGATTGGCAGTTATCATGGGCTGTAAGTTGGCTGGTGCATCCCGGATCATTGGTGTGGACCTCAATAAAGATAAATTTGCAAGGGCCAAAGAGTTTGGAGCCTCTGAATGTATTAACCCCCAAGACTTCAGTAAACCCATCCAGGAAATACTTGTTGAGATGACTGATGGAGGGGTGGACTATTCCTTTGAGTGTATTGGTAATGTGAAGGTCATGAGAGCAGCACTGGAGGCATGCCACAAAGGCTGGGGCGTCAGCGTGATAGTCGGAGTAGCTGCTTCAGGTGAAGAAATCTCCACTCGTCCATTCCAGCTGGTAACAGGTCGCACATGGAAAGGCACCGCCTTTGGAGGATGGAAGAGTATAGAAGGTGTACCAAAGCTGGTGTCTGAATATATGTCTAAAAAGATAAAAGTTGATGAATTTGTGACTCACAGTCTACCTTTTGACCAAATTAACACAGCCTTTGAACTGATGCATGCAGGAAAAAGCATTCGAACTATTGTAAAGATGTAA